One genomic window of Methanoculleus horonobensis includes the following:
- a CDS encoding superoxide dismutase: MIAMAVQKMATASLKKYELPPLPYAPDALEPHISKEQLSLHHDKHHQAYVTGANADLEKLEKARQEGTELDMKALLKELSFNIGGHVLHDLFWPTMAPAGKGGGGTPGGALADRIDQEWGSFDRFKAEFTKTAASVEGSGWAALAYCTMTDRLMIMQIEKHNNHVYPTFRILMVLDVWEHAYYIDHRNNRGGFIDAFWNVVNWDTVNKRFENL; this comes from the coding sequence ATGATTGCTATGGCTGTACAGAAGATGGCAACTGCATCGTTGAAGAAGTACGAGCTGCCGCCGCTGCCGTATGCGCCCGACGCGCTCGAGCCCCACATCTCGAAGGAGCAGCTCTCCCTGCACCACGATAAGCACCACCAGGCATACGTGACCGGAGCGAACGCCGACCTCGAGAAACTGGAGAAGGCGCGGCAGGAAGGCACTGAACTCGATATGAAGGCGCTCTTAAAGGAACTCTCGTTCAACATCGGCGGCCATGTCCTGCATGACCTCTTCTGGCCGACGATGGCCCCGGCCGGTAAGGGCGGCGGCGGAACCCCGGGCGGGGCGCTTGCAGACCGGATTGACCAGGAGTGGGGTTCCTTCGACCGGTTCAAGGCCGAGTTCACGAAGACGGCCGCGAGCGTCGAGGGCTCCGGGTGGGCGGCACTGGCGTACTGCACCATGACGGACCGTCTCATGATCATGCAGATTGAGAAGCACAACAACCATGTCTACCCGACGTTCCGCATCCTGATGGTGCTCGACGTCTGGGAGCACGCCTATTACATCGACCACCGGAACAACCGGGGCGGGTTCATCGACGCGTTCTGGAACGTTGTGAACTGGGACACGGTGAACAAACGGTTCGAGAACCTCTGA
- a CDS encoding heterodisulfide reductase-related iron-sulfur binding cluster encodes MPGKAILAPDQEMIRYAITDGAIHSLLHEEDPRLQNFRLCNACGSCTPYCPARINDSGANGDPGYLARRVTAALQAGRSPGLDLDDCVQCYSCETVCPRSVSIGGIINAVYETERLQPVFRRMLLDRGGLPPRAFLPLYTERGHFHKFIAKAVRYPYPVDGRAIDEVRLLLLRPVDASAFSVPGHRPPRRLLARPDRVFHLNSCCAFNYPGADLSQKMILAALGIRYETSAMQTCCGGAPHYMGGAGFADRLLLTARNLSVIRDAFEPGGEIAVTGICPTCSDSYAAALDMLSRSPNREVVNAALARIGREVTGPEAFVVANILDLYPLYLDELRRLVKRRLTGLAVGVHVSCHYRKMNGTLAVPPGLLDLTAVTGARITRSVMEHYCCGGVKNLFDRHRKSRPLELSRLNRLVRQDFMNNRLDVMVVDCPGCELVYDHMGVPVLHITELLALAMGADPRETVCIQGHLTSLSPALDRIGIL; translated from the coding sequence ATGCCCGGTAAGGCCATCCTCGCACCGGATCAGGAGATGATCCGGTACGCGATTACGGACGGGGCCATACATAGTCTCCTCCACGAAGAAGATCCGCGGCTCCAGAACTTCCGGCTCTGCAACGCATGCGGTTCCTGCACGCCGTACTGTCCGGCACGGATCAACGACTCCGGAGCGAACGGAGACCCGGGCTACCTTGCACGAAGGGTGACCGCGGCCCTCCAGGCAGGCAGAAGCCCCGGGCTCGATCTTGACGACTGCGTCCAGTGCTACTCCTGCGAGACCGTCTGCCCCCGCTCCGTCAGCATCGGCGGGATCATCAACGCCGTCTACGAGACGGAACGCCTGCAGCCGGTCTTTCGAAGGATGCTCCTCGACCGGGGGGGCCTTCCTCCCCGGGCATTTCTTCCGCTCTACACTGAGAGGGGCCACTTCCACAAGTTCATCGCAAAGGCGGTCCGGTACCCGTACCCGGTGGACGGCAGGGCGATCGACGAGGTCCGGCTGCTGCTGCTCCGTCCGGTCGACGCATCGGCCTTCTCGGTGCCCGGACACCGCCCGCCAAGGCGACTGCTCGCCCGGCCTGACCGGGTCTTTCACCTCAACTCCTGCTGTGCCTTCAACTATCCCGGCGCGGACCTCTCGCAGAAGATGATCCTTGCCGCCCTCGGCATCCGCTACGAGACCTCAGCCATGCAGACCTGCTGCGGAGGTGCCCCGCACTACATGGGCGGAGCAGGTTTTGCCGACCGGCTGCTCCTCACCGCAAGGAACCTCAGCGTCATCCGTGACGCGTTCGAACCCGGCGGTGAGATCGCCGTGACCGGGATATGCCCGACCTGCAGCGACTCGTATGCCGCCGCACTCGATATGCTCTCGCGGAGCCCCAACAGGGAGGTGGTGAACGCGGCACTGGCAAGGATAGGCCGAGAGGTGACCGGCCCAGAGGCGTTTGTGGTGGCAAACATCCTCGACCTCTATCCCCTCTACCTCGACGAACTCCGGCGGCTCGTCAAGAGACGGCTCACCGGGCTCGCCGTCGGGGTGCACGTCAGCTGCCACTACCGGAAGATGAACGGCACCCTTGCCGTCCCGCCGGGGCTGCTGGATCTCACGGCGGTGACGGGAGCGAGGATCACGAGAAGCGTGATGGAGCACTACTGCTGCGGCGGGGTCAAGAACCTCTTCGACCGGCACCGGAAAAGCCGCCCCCTGGAACTCTCCCGGCTGAACCGGCTCGTCCGCCAGGACTTCATGAACAACCGCCTGGACGTGATGGTCGTCGACTGTCCGGGGTGCGAGCTGGTCTACGACCACATGGGCGTGCCGGTGCTCCATATCACCGAGCTCCTGGCACTCGCAATGGGCGCCGACCCGAGGGAGACGGTCTGCATCCAGGGCCACCTGACCTCGCTTTCTCCAGCACTCGACCGGATAGGGATACTTTAG
- a CDS encoding sensor histidine kinase, with the protein MLDREMQVFWANAFAIDLLCASEEEILGFDARRILDAHLTPLLQERDAARRLLATMNNGTEMSGLDLSVQDPQGEERQIVYSSRKIERGAFEGMWVLCMREVTERRPASEGLLSTNRQLQVLNQIMGVSASSLSLDELLEASLSKTLDLLGFDLGLTYLLNPERTMALTRYHRGVPENYLARNRTIKVHHWPWNFVFVAGQSRYLELQGEGGTIEDEILASLGVSTLACIPILAESVVVGALFLGSRKVEGFLDEERRLLEAIGQEIGSGVLRSMLHKRLEAAHRETNLYLDVMTHDIKNAENVANLYCDLLLEMLEGDAAQYARRLKGSIRTSSGILQNVANIRRIHQEPPDLRPIHLGRVIRAQIERTPEAAISFDGTTAEVWADDLLPEVFTNLIGNAVKHGGPDARIAIRVEDCLEEDHAVVVTVEDTGPGIPDEMKERIFDRFRQGRNQGCGEGLGLYIVGMLLERYGGRIWVEDRVEGRPDLGASLRFTLREVVHDGDDGYEE; encoded by the coding sequence GTGCTCGATCGGGAGATGCAGGTCTTCTGGGCAAATGCATTTGCCATAGATCTCCTCTGTGCAAGCGAAGAGGAGATCCTCGGATTCGATGCCCGCCGGATCCTCGACGCACATCTAACGCCACTCCTGCAGGAGAGGGACGCTGCCAGGAGACTCCTCGCCACGATGAACAACGGAACCGAGATGTCCGGTCTCGATCTCTCGGTGCAGGATCCGCAGGGGGAAGAACGGCAGATCGTCTACTCCAGTCGGAAGATCGAGCGGGGAGCGTTCGAGGGGATGTGGGTGCTCTGCATGCGGGAGGTCACCGAGAGGAGACCGGCAAGCGAAGGGCTGCTCTCCACGAACAGACAACTCCAGGTCTTAAACCAGATCATGGGAGTATCCGCGTCGTCCCTCTCGCTCGACGAACTGCTTGAAGCGTCGCTCTCAAAGACCCTCGATCTCCTCGGGTTCGATCTGGGGCTGACGTACCTCCTGAACCCGGAGCGGACAATGGCGCTCACGCGCTACCACCGCGGCGTCCCGGAGAACTACCTCGCCCGGAACAGGACAATAAAAGTGCATCACTGGCCCTGGAACTTTGTCTTCGTTGCCGGACAGTCGCGCTACCTCGAACTTCAGGGCGAGGGGGGCACGATCGAGGACGAGATCCTCGCTTCGCTCGGGGTCTCCACCCTCGCCTGCATCCCGATCCTTGCGGAATCGGTCGTGGTCGGCGCGCTCTTCCTCGGGAGCAGGAAGGTCGAGGGGTTCCTGGACGAGGAGCGCCGCCTCCTCGAGGCGATCGGGCAGGAGATCGGTTCGGGCGTCCTGCGGAGCATGCTCCACAAGCGGCTGGAGGCGGCCCACCGCGAGACGAACCTCTATCTGGACGTCATGACCCACGACATCAAGAACGCTGAGAACGTCGCGAACCTCTACTGCGACCTCCTGCTCGAGATGCTGGAGGGCGACGCCGCCCAGTATGCACGAAGGCTCAAGGGAAGTATCCGCACGAGCAGCGGCATCCTCCAGAACGTCGCGAACATCCGCCGGATACACCAGGAACCGCCCGACCTGAGACCGATCCATCTCGGTCGCGTGATCAGGGCGCAGATCGAGCGCACCCCGGAAGCAGCCATCTCTTTTGACGGCACCACGGCGGAGGTCTGGGCCGACGATCTGCTCCCCGAGGTCTTTACGAATCTCATCGGCAACGCCGTGAAGCACGGCGGGCCGGACGCCAGGATCGCGATTCGCGTGGAGGACTGCCTCGAGGAGGATCACGCGGTGGTGGTAACCGTGGAGGACACCGGTCCCGGCATCCCCGACGAGATGAAGGAGAGGATCTTCGACCGGTTCAGACAGGGCAGGAACCAGGGATGCGGGGAAGGGCTCGGCCTCTACATCGTCGGGATGCTGCTCGAGCGCTACGGCGGCCGGATCTGGGTCGAGGACAGGGTGGAAGGCAGGCCCGACCTCGGAGCGTCGCTTCGGTTCACGCTGCGCGAAGTGGTGCACGACGGGGACGACGGGTATGAGGAGTGA
- a CDS encoding MATE family efflux transporter — protein MPTSDSEDDTPSSSNQKETEGTKILLADPKTAILRLSLPMMVAMTLMTLYNVVDAFWVSGLGADALAAVGFSFPLFIITIGLASGLGTGGEAALARTIGARDRAGASSVAMHTILLMTVLAVVVTIPLFLFAQDIFVLMGAGDAVGLATEYARILFLGTFALLFGEVAYALMHGEGDAKRTMYAMAAGAVANIILDPILIYGLDMGIAGAAWATILAEVIAAVPMAYWLFVKRDTYIALCFRKFRPDTAVVRNVLQVGLPAAAEQLALALMALILNGVIVLIASTDGVAVYSVGWRVVSIGLTPILAISSAVVAVTGATYGARAYARMETALRFAARLGLGIGIGLAAATFVFAPGIAAFFTVGEAAGIAPELTTYLRVMSLVYPMVGFGLFSASFFQGTGLGTRSLTITILQNVVLSILFAWIFAAGLGLGLSGIWWGVAAGNAIGAALGYAWARRYSAGLQIRQAAPTAA, from the coding sequence ATGCCGACAAGCGACTCAGAAGACGATACACCCTCAAGTAGTAACCAGAAAGAAACAGAAGGAACAAAGATACTCCTCGCCGATCCGAAGACCGCGATCCTCCGGCTCTCACTGCCGATGATGGTCGCGATGACCCTCATGACCCTCTACAACGTCGTCGACGCGTTCTGGGTCTCGGGTCTCGGTGCAGACGCTCTTGCCGCCGTCGGGTTCTCATTCCCGCTCTTCATCATAACCATCGGATTAGCCAGCGGCCTTGGCACCGGCGGAGAAGCGGCGCTCGCACGCACGATCGGTGCTCGCGACAGGGCCGGCGCGAGCAGCGTTGCGATGCACACCATCCTCCTGATGACCGTGCTCGCCGTCGTCGTCACCATCCCGCTCTTCCTCTTTGCCCAGGACATCTTCGTCCTCATGGGAGCGGGCGACGCCGTCGGTCTCGCCACGGAATACGCACGGATCCTCTTTTTGGGGACGTTCGCTCTCCTCTTCGGCGAGGTCGCCTACGCGCTCATGCACGGCGAAGGAGATGCAAAGCGGACGATGTACGCCATGGCGGCGGGAGCCGTGGCGAACATCATCCTCGATCCGATCCTGATCTACGGGCTCGATATGGGGATCGCCGGCGCAGCCTGGGCAACCATCCTCGCGGAGGTTATTGCTGCCGTCCCGATGGCCTACTGGCTCTTCGTGAAGAGAGACACCTACATCGCTCTCTGCTTCCGGAAGTTCCGTCCGGACACTGCAGTCGTACGGAACGTCCTGCAGGTCGGTCTCCCCGCCGCAGCCGAGCAACTGGCACTCGCCCTGATGGCCCTGATCTTAAACGGCGTCATCGTCCTCATAGCGAGCACCGACGGCGTCGCCGTATACTCGGTCGGGTGGCGCGTCGTGAGCATCGGTCTGACGCCGATCCTCGCCATATCGTCGGCGGTGGTCGCGGTCACCGGCGCCACCTACGGGGCACGGGCGTACGCGCGGATGGAGACCGCACTCCGGTTCGCCGCACGGCTCGGTCTCGGGATCGGTATCGGGCTTGCCGCGGCCACGTTCGTCTTTGCCCCCGGGATAGCCGCATTCTTCACGGTGGGCGAGGCCGCCGGGATTGCTCCCGAGCTGACGACCTACCTCCGGGTGATGAGCCTCGTCTACCCCATGGTCGGGTTCGGTCTCTTCTCGGCGTCGTTCTTCCAGGGGACGGGCCTTGGCACACGCTCTCTCACGATCACGATCCTGCAGAACGTCGTTCTATCCATCCTCTTCGCCTGGATATTTGCAGCCGGTCTCGGTCTCGGCCTCTCCGGCATCTGGTGGGGGGTTGCCGCAGGGAACGCGATCGGCGCGGCGCTCGGGTATGCCTGGGCGCGCCGGTACTCGGCAGGCCTCCAGATCAGGCAGGCTGCGCCGACGGCGGCGTGA